The stretch of DNA CTCCCATAAACCAACAGGCCAATCAGCGTGGCTCGACGTGGGAAGCAAGCGGGCAGTAGGGGTTGGGGAAACTCCTGACTTTTGATGAACTTTCGTAGATCTGGTTTCTCCTCCAGACGGGTCTGCAGATTCAAGAACTCCCGATAGCGACGATTCACAGTGTGGTAGGCCAGCTGCTGCAGGCCGCTGCTGTTTTCACCGTCAAGGGCTGTCTCGTACTGTTCAACGAACAAATTGATTGACTCAATCAGCCGGGTTTCAGCAATCTTCTATTCTGGCTTTACTGACTACTTGGTCAATGGCCACATAGCAAGAGTACGAAACTAAGAACAAAGGGAGGGAGTATGTTCCTATTCTGTTCCAGAACCTCCTATATCTAATTGCTTAGAAAGTCAGAAATGAGTTTCACTCCTCCGCACTACTACTTTCATCTGAAAGCTCCCTCTCCCAGATACTTTCTTGACTTATAAAAATGGCTACATAActgtttttcaaatgaatatttgAATAGAAGGCATAACATCCATAAAAATGATACTGCCTCTATCACCTTTAAATTACAGGGCTAAACATCATAAGGGGCAAACCATTTTTCCATTATACTCTCCCGTGATTATTTATATTAGTTAAGGGAAGAAGAAGTAATCCAAACAGCAGATATAAATCATTTGTTTATCTGGAATAAATTAAAgggtatttgttttgtttcacgCAGATTAATTTTCCTAATTGTTATTCTTAGAGCTAAACTGAATTTTTCCTAAGTACGTATCATCTGTATCACAGAAGTCACATGAAAATTGGAGATGTGATAAGGGGTCAAAGTCCACTGTCTTCCTAAGCTTAGAGGGCTGGTATGTGGAAAAGACGACTTATATCTCATGTTCCCCAAAGAGTGAATACCACGGATGGCATGGAATCTGCAACTCAGCATGGGGGCACACTTCTTGACAGGGTAGTTAAGACACAATGAAACGCTGTGGGAGAAGTATATATGTGCGCCTTCTCATTAGGAATGGGCTATTATTTTTCGGTTGAGGTATACTGTGGGCAAGAGGTGGAAAAAACTACCTCCTCGTTGGTGGGAGTTGTGGCTGGTGCTTTACaattttctggagacagggtatTCATTATGAGCTGATGTGAGCAAAGCAGTCCCTCAGAACAGCACTGAGAAGGAAAGACCAAGTAAGAGCAACAGGTGGCATTCAGGGTGGGGCTCTCAAGCCTGGAGCATTTGGAACTATGAGGCTTTCTGTGGAATATGCTGCTCCTCGAGGGCCAATTTTCAACACCGTTATGGTTACTTCCATCACATAAACCGAAAACTATTTACTATcagaaagtataataatattgaTATACAATTTAAAATCAGTTATATGTCCATATAAAAATCTAAACCCAATTTCAAACTACTCATAATTGGCTATATTATTTCGTTCTCATTTTTTACTTTACTCTTTTCTAATGCTTAATTGAAGCAGTAGCAGATGTCAAAATCtagccaacaacaaaaaagaacaaataatggGAGAAAGACTGGGAACTTAAACATTCTATCCATCAACTTAATTTTTCTGCTAATGAGGAGGGAAAAAACCTGCTGTTTTATGTCAGTATTGGAATAgtcattaaaaaaagatgaaataaccaGAAGCCAACACTTAAATGTGAGAAAGGTGCATGGCATAGGGGCATCCAGAATtagaacaaaaaggcaggaaaatgttAACAAAGTTATACCAGTCCTTTGAGGCTAGTCTCAGTTATTTTATGACCAGACATCTGTACTTCTACAATTTGCCTATaatgagtgtgtgtctgtgtgttcacCCATATGCATTTCTAATTACTTCCATTCCGTCTTACTTGAAAATGTCATAATGTTACTTTCTAAAATGCTATGTCATGATGCAGCTGTGTTGAGCAGATCAAGGAAGGTCTTTTCCCTCTTAGTTGGATTGGGAGTTCGGAGGAGTGTAGCAAGCAGGCTGTCCCTGGTGGTAGCTTGTGGACTCAAATGAGAGAAATTCAAGTGTGGAAGGCAAGTAAAATCCAATGGGTAGGATCTTGTCCAAGAATTTTCTTTCTCAACTTCTTCCctgctgatttctttttcaaaatactgGTACATTTTGTACTTTGTTTTAGGAAGGTAGGTTATTTACCTATGTCTATCTCAGAAGATAGCAAGTTTTTGACTCTTGGAGGTGTGTAAGCAGACTTGGGAACAACTTGACAAGAGATAACATGAAGAGGGTTGGTTGGATTAGAGAGGCAATTCCCCAAGATGGCCTTAGGACAGGCTGACTCTATGTTATCTGGAGAgttctatttgaaaataaataaaatacagaatccAGGGACCCCCTCCTTAGAAATTCTCATACAGAATCCAACAGAGTCTGTCAGAATCTGTATATCTGAAAGGCAGCTCAAGTGATTTTGAGGTGCAgccaagtttgggaaccactgaaaATATAACCCTCAGCATTCTAGCAGCCCTGAGGTTCCAGGATTGCTTGTGTGAGTACAGGATAAACGCTACTCTGCCTTACATATTAGCTTCAGACCATTCACAGAGATAGATGCCTATTGAAAGAACCACTTCAAACTAACAGCATCTCTCCCCCAAGAACATTTGCTTCATGACTGCTTTCCAAACCCACTCCTAGCCCGGGTGAGCACCCACAGCTTTAATCCTGTTACCTTCACAGTATAGAGTGTGTATGGGTGGAATCCAGTGCCACTGTGCTCTCGGGCTGTAATGGTGCCAGTGATACGAAGGTTCTGGATGATAACTGGACCATCGGGACTGCTTAGGGGCTCAAAGCTGAAGGTGGCTGAGCTGAGAGGACCAGGTGGAGAGGAGGAAAGCAGAACTGGTGGCAGAGTAGGATCAAGGGAGCTCACATCATTGGTGAGATCCTTCTCTAAGCATGACGGCCGTGAGGGGCAGGTCTTTTCTGGCCCCTCCAGCAAAGCTGTAACAGAGGCGGTAACATCTCCTTGTTCTATCTCCTTGTCTGCTGTGTCAATATGGATCTCTGGGCAGGAATTCAGTGTGGAGACCGGCAGGCCTGTCTCTGTTTCTGTCCCTggaccctcctcagcctctgctccttcAGATGCCTCACCATCTTTGGGTTCCAGAGCCTGGGAACTCTCTAGGGCACACAGGGCATCCTGAATCCTGTCAGAGAGAAAGCTGCCTGGAGTCATGAGCATGATGGTTTCTTTGCCCAGTTCAGACAGCGGAGACTCCAGCTCTGAGTCTTCACATAAGAACAGGGGACCTCGAACATTTGGCTGTAGGAAATGAGATGAGTTGtttcctacttttctttcttcacacATCCCACCCAAATCTCCCTCTACAGCTTCGTGGCCTTCTTCAACCTCTGGAGAGGGGCCTGCAGAACCctctggctcactgtaacttagGAATACTGGGGCTGCTACTGGAGAAGCTCTCCCTTCTGGAAGCTGCTCTACCTCAGCAATCAGTGGCAGAGATGTCGGCACTGAGGGCTGTTCGGGGGCACTGGCTGGGCAGGGTGCTGGATCTCTGGCCTTGGAAAAGATACCCACGAGTACAAGGTGGATCCAGTCAGGATCTGACAGCCTGCTGATCAGTGGTAAGATTACATTGCATGTGATGAGTTCGACCACTACATGGCGTCCGGTACGAGTCTCCAAGTGGGGCTTGGGCACCAGCCCTTGAAGCAACAAATTCACAACGCCACGCGTATAGGTGACTTCAGCACTGGGGCTGTGCACAGCAGGATGTGGGGCAGTCGCCCGGCAGTAAGCCTCCCAGAGGTGGGAAGGCTCAACTGGACCATTCTTCCCTGCAGTGGCCTCCTTTGCCTGAATGTAGCTCTGCAGGTGACAACCGCAGAGAGTCAGAACACTCTGGGCAACAGCATGACTGTCCATCACGCTCATCCTTCTCCGAAGCTCCTGGACCAACCCTTTCATGGCTGCCTCCATTTCTTCCTCAAAGGCTGGCTCCTGGCTCACGGAACGGTACCAAGATAACACAAAATCTCGAATAATCATCTGGATGGTGCGGTTGATCTCCCGTTCCAGCTGCCTTTCTGCCTCAGGGCATGGAGGACAGGTGGCCAACGGGATGAAGCGTTCCAGATGCAGTCGACCTGAAGCCACTCCAGCGAGGCTGGAGCCCAGCCATCCTCCCAGCACCACTAGCAATGCCGACAGAAGGCACAGCAGCCACACGTTGACCAGAAGGTGTATGACCAGGAGCCAGCCAAGCAAGACCCCCACAGCCATCAGCTTCCGGCTACTCAACAGGTTATTGAGGTGACAGCTCGATCCAGCTGGAGTTTCCTGGAACGGTGGCACTGTTTCTGTCTTCATGGCTGAACGGACAAGGTGGCTTCCCCAGATGACAGCCCTCAAGATTTTACTTCAGAGTTAGGGAAGGGGGGCATGAACTGTGTCTCAGATATGGGGCGATCTGGGTGCTGTTCAGGGAACCGGGGCTCCAGGCCCTCAAAGTCCTACAGGCACTGCAAAGCGACAGCTGCAGCTCCGCGTCTCCCCATGGCTACCACTAACAGAGCCCTCCAACTCGCCCCTTCCAGCTGAGGTGTGGCTTTGGAGGAAAACTCTGTGGCCTTCACACTGCCCCAGGCGGAAGGCCTCTTCGGGGCCTCGGGGCGGGCGCTGCAAGGCCCTGGGGCCCACGGACACTTACACACGCAGCGGGCAGCGGCCGGCGAAGACTGGGTCACACGCCGCCGGGAACCGCGCGCCCACACTCAGCCCCGACCTGAAGTGGACTCATCGCGGTCCTCTCCGGGAGCCTCGGCCCTCTGCCGCCGTAAACCTGGGCGACTGCGCTCCGCAGCCGGGCCTGTGTGAAGGCTGACCGCCGGCCGGCCGCCGGCGACAGCTTCCGGGTCGACGTCGACGGGAGCGAGGCATGCTGGGAGAGCGTCCGCGCGCGCCCCGAGGAGCGGCGCTGCCCGGCGCCCTCTGCTGGCGAGGAGCCGCCCTGACGGCCCTGCGCGAGGTAGTCTCTGAGCCTGAGCGTGAGCCTGAGCGCGCACGGGGCGCGTGCTCGCCAAGAGCTGGCGCAGATTTCCGAAGTGCCACGAAACAGCCGCCGCAGCAATCACCGCTAAGACCCAGACTTCCAGGCGCTTTAAAACGCGTCCTAGTTCTGGTTATTAAATGAAGCCTGTCCTTTACTGCTTAGGCACGCTGTCAATAATCcggtttattttaatttcatggaGGCGAAGTTTCATTGGCCTGATGTGTCTTAACATTTATCCGGTTTCCCCTAGAGCCGGTACCCCGCGTCCCCAGCACAAAGACCCTCATTTGTTGTCAGGAATTGCAGAATATAAGGCATGAAACGATACAGAGATAGATTTATGTTGTACATTTCATATACTGTATCACAAAATCAAATTTGTGATTGAGGGTTATTTGCTGGTGGCATTACACAAACAATCAAATATTTTGAGCATCTGCTGTCTTCAATGTGAGAGGCAGCGTGGACGAATAGAAGCAGACCTTGTCCTCCAGGACCTCCTGCTAACTGGGGATGCCAGCGCTTTGAACGCGATTGGCTATCTAGTAATGCCAGTCAGCGTGCGATatagtaaaatacaaaatcttATAGGAATTCAGGGGAAGGAGAGATCACTGTGGGTTGCAATGGTTAAGGAGAAGCTCACAGAAAAGGTGCCTTTCTGCTGAGTCTTCAAGGATGAGGGTTTCTATTTCCCTCTATCTCTTCTCGCCTTATCCTCCccaaaaacatagaaaaggaaagcagagatAGAGGTGTCCTTTCAGATAATCCTGTAATATATTTGCTTTGGAATATGCTCTATGTTggattgtttttggttttagcaAATTAGACTTCACTTGTCTACACAGGAACCTATAGGAAGACAAAATACCGGAAGCACTGACCAGGTGTCAAAAGTGTTAGTGTCAGTTTTGCGTGAAGCCAGCTTCCATGTCCACCTTGGGCCCTAGGAGCTGTGCCCGCAGGGTGGGTCTCCTTTCCATTTAGGCATAGGATTCGCATCGTTTGCACAGAGCTGCTCATGGTTGCCCTTCGTCCACCTTCTCTGTGCTGTGAGCAGTCTTTCATCATCATGGACTACTCCCTAGATGTTTAAAGGAATCTTCAAACAAATCCCAACCCAAAACTCTGCCAACAAGAAGTGCGTTGCAGCTTCCTGTCTCGTCCATTGCTGCTGTTGGGGCAGAGACTTCCTTTGAATACGAAAGAAGCCATCATTTAGATGTGACCCGTAGTTTACGATTCATCACTTCTAAAGCAAATGGTTTGATTTAGGATCAGTGTCCACTAAGCAGACTGGGCACTCCCGTGAGATGGCAGAATGTGAATCCACGGTTTCACGGTCCATACCTTTTCACTGCTGCCTGCCTTCCCGCAGAAAAGGAACCCGAGAAGTGGGCTCTGCCCCTCTACCTTCCCAGACCATTCTAATGTCCTCAGGAGCACTTAGAAAATGGCAACAATGCTCTGGAGAAAAGTCCCTGCCACCTAGTTGGGAGCTAAAACAGAAATGTGAATGATGAAGGGACTACCGACGGTGCTGAAGACTTCCTGTGGCAGTTCAAAGAGAAAGTTTACTTGGCAGCATAATCTGGAGTGTTCAGGGCAGTAAGGAAGTGACCTTGCAAGTGGGCGCTATGCCACCTGACCAGATGGTCTGGAGCATCAAGGTAGCCAAGAGTGCCTTCCTGATTCTGAAGCGGGTTTGATGGACATGCCCGTGCACTTGTCATTTGGACGGGTGTGAGCTCCTGCCTGGGGGTCTGGGCAGACCCTGGTCTCCAAACAGATTAATCACTGGGAGGAGGTGAGAGTCAGGACTGATGTGCcctggtgtgtgtatgtggggtggGGAGACTTGGCCACACCACTCACCATCTGGAGacgtccttccttctttccttttccctattTCTCAAAACATTAAAGGCATAGTGCTAGAGTGTTGgagaaaacaagacaaataagATACAATAATTCTCCTCAAGGGACTCTCAGTCTAGTTAAAGGAGagacacataaatatataaacgtAATGAAACATGATCACGTGTGTAATGTGATGTGTTCTGATGTGTTGTAATAGAAGTGCATACAATAAAATCGAAACACAAAGCGGGTGGTCAGCTGTGGAGGGGGGTGGCTCATAGACAGTTTTCCCTTAAGTtgggaaatgaaaaagaattgagTGTATTTTAGGAAATGTTGGGTAGCGAGAGCAAGGGGCAAACAGAAGGAAGGTCTTTCAGGCAGAGGCCTGCTCATAAGAAACAGGCAGAGACCATGAGAGCAGGGGGGCCCGTGACATAGGCCCTGCCAGAGCCAGCCCGCACCCCACTTGAATTTTCTCTCAAAATAGAAGACCAGGAGGCTTCCTAAAGAGAAGCTCAGTGATGGGGCAAGTGAGTGAGAAGAGGCGATGGTATGGAATTATTGCTGTGGGATATAGAAAGGGAGCTATCGAAGGTCAGGTAAAAAGATGAagtgggggctgggcgcagtggctcatgcctgtaatcctagcactttgggaagctgaggcaggcagatcacgagatcaggagttcaagaccagtatggctaacatagtgaaaccccgtctttactaaaaatacaaaaaaattagccaggtgtgatggtgtgctcctgtaatcccagctactcggagggctgaggcaggagaatcgcgtgaatccaggaggtggagattgcagtgatccgagattgtgccattgcactccagtagcccgggcaacagtgcgagactccgtctaaaaaaaaaaaaaaagagagaaggtggGGCTGAGGGACCTTTTTGTAGTGGCACCAATACATATGGTTGAGTTATTTTCTCTGGAGGTGTTtagtattgtattagtccattttcatgctgctgataaagacacaccggagcctgggcaatttacaaaagaaagaggcttaattggacttgcagttccacatggctggagaagactcacaattatggcagaaggcaaggaggagcaagtcacatcttccgtgaatggcagcaggcaaaaagagaaatgaacttGTGTGGGAGAACtcttctttataaaaccatcagtctcatgagacttcttcactatcatgagaacaatgggaaagacttgcccccatgattgaaTTATCCCCTaccgggttcctcccatgacacattggaattgtgggagttacaattcacgatgagatttgggtggagacacagaaccaaaccatatcattccacccctggcccctcccaaatttcatatcctcacatttcaaaaccaatcattccttcccaacagtccctcaaagtcttaactcatttcagcattatctCAGAattccacagtccaaagtctcatccaagacaaggcaagtcccttctgcccatGAGCTTCCAAAAtcgaaagcaagttagttacttcctagatactatgggggtacaggtattgggtaaatacagccatttcaaatgggataaatggccaaaacaaaggggctgcaggccccatgaaagtccgaaatccagtggggcagtcaaatcttaacaCTCCAAAATTGATTCAAaaagtgggttcccatggtcttgggcagctccactcctgtggctttgcagggtagagCCTCTCTCCCAGCTACTTTCacgagctggcattgagtgtctggcTTTTCAAGGtgaatggtgcaagctgttggtcaATCTATC from Homo sapiens chromosome 11, GRCh38.p14 Primary Assembly encodes:
- the SNX19 gene encoding sorting nexin-19 isoform X3, with amino-acid sequence MKTETVPPFQETPAGSSCHLNNLLSSRKLMAVGVLLGWLLVIHLLVNVWLLCLLSALLVVLGGWLGSSLAGVASGRLHLERFIPLATCPPCPEAERQLEREINRTIQMIIRDFVLSWYRSVSQEPAFEEEMEAAMKGLVQELRRRMSVMDSHAVAQSVLTLCGCHLQSYIQAKEATAGKNGPVEPSHLWEAYCRATAPHPAVHSPSAEVTYTRGVVNLLLQGLVPKPHLETRTGRHVVVELITCNVILPLISRLSDPDWIHLVLYETALDGENSSGLQQLAYHTVNRRYREFLNLQTRLEEKPDLRKFIKNVKGPKKLFPDLPLGNMDSDRVEARKSLLESFLKQLCAIPEIANSEEVQEFLALNTDARIAFVKKPFMVSRIDKMVVSAIVDTLKTAFPRSEPQSPTEELSEAETESKPQTEGKKASKSRLRFSSSKISPALSVTEAQDKILYCLQEGNVESETLSMSAMESFIEKQTKLLEMQPTKAPEKDPEQPPKGRVDSCVSDAAVPAQDPSNSDPGTETELADTALDLLLLLLTEQWKWLCTENMQKFLRLIFGTLVQRVLGFCRSASEANLEAQGKLSGP
- the SNX19 gene encoding sorting nexin-19 isoform X2; amino-acid sequence: MKTETVPPFQETPAGSSCHLNNLLSSRKLMAVGVLLGWLLVIHLLVNVWLLCLLSALLVVLGGWLGSSLAGVASGRLHLERFIPLATCPPCPEAERQLEREINRTIQMIIRDFVLSWYRSVSQEPAFEEEMEAAMKGLVQELRRRMSVMDSHAVAQSVLTLCGCHLQSYIQAKEATAGKNGPVEPSHLWEAYCRATAPHPAVHSPSAEVTYTRGVVNLLLQGLVPKPHLETRTGRHVVVELITCNVILPLISRLSDPDWIHLVLVGIFSKARDPAPCPASAPEQPSVPTSLPLIAEVEQLPEGRASPVAAPVFLSYSEPEGSAGPSPEVEEGHEAVEGDLGGMCEERKVGNNSSHFLQPNVRGPLFLCEDSELESPLSELGKETIMLMTPGSFLSDRIQDALCALESSQALEPKDGEASEGAEAEEGPGTETETGLPVSTLNSCPEIHIDTADKEIEQGDVTASVTALLEGPEKTCPSRPSCLEKDLTNDVSSLDPTLPPVLLSSSPPGPLSSATFSFEPLSSPDGPVIIQNLRITGTITAREHSGTGFHPYTLYTVKYETALDGENSSGLQQLAYHTVNRRYREFLNLQTRLEEKPDLRKFIKNVKGPKKLFPDLPLGNMDSDRVEARKSLLESFLKMVVSAIVDTLKTAFPRSEPQSPTEELSEAETESKPQTEGKKASKSRLRFSSSKISPALSVTEAQDKILYCLQEGNVESETLSMSAMESFIEKQTKLLEMQPTKAPEKDPEQPPKGRVDSCVSDAAVPAQDPSNSDPGTETELADTALDLLLLLLTEQWKWLCTENMQKFLRLIFGTLVQRVLGFCRSASEANLEAQGKLSGP
- the SNX19 gene encoding sorting nexin-19 isoform 6 (isoform 6 is encoded by transcript variant 6), translated to MKTETVPPFQETPAGSSCHLNNLLSSRKLMAVGVLLGWLLVIHLLVNVWLLCLLSALLVVLGGWLGSSLAGVASGRLHLERFIPLATCPPCPEAERQLEREINRTIQMIIRDFVLSWYRSVSQEPAFEEEMEAAMKGLVQELRRRMSVMDSHAVAQSVLTLCGCHLQSYIQAKEATAGKNGPVEPSHLWEAYCRATAPHPAVHSPSAEVTYTRGVVNLLLQGLVPKPHLETRTGRHVVVELITCNVILPLISRLSDPDWIHLVLVGIFSKARDPAPCPASAPEQPSVPTSLPLIAEVEQLPEGRASPVAAPVFLSYSEPEGSAGPSPEVEEGHEAVEGDLGGMCEERKVGNNSSHFLQPNVRGPLFLCEDSELESPLSELGKETIMLMTPGSFLSDRIQDALCALESSQALEPKDGEASEGAEAEEGPGTETETGLPVSTLNSCPEIHIDTADKEIEQGDVTASVTALLEGPEKTCPSRPSCLEKDLTNDVSSLDPTLPPVLLSSSPPGPLSSATFSFEPLSSPDGPVIIQNLRITGTITAREHSGTGFHPYTLYTVKYETALDGENSSGLQQLAYHTVNRRYREFLNLQTRLEEKPDLRKFIKNVKGPKKLFPDLPLGNMDSDRVEARKSLLESFLKQLCAIPEIANSEEVQEFLALNTDARIAFVKKPFMVSRIDKMVVSAIVDTLKTAFPRSEPQSPTEELSEAETESKPQTEGKKASKSRLRFSSSKISPALSVTEAQDKILYCLQEGNVTKLLEMQPTKAPEKDPEQPPKGRVDSCVSDAAVPAQDPSNSDPAEHAMC
- the SNX19 gene encoding sorting nexin-19 isoform 5 (isoform 5 is encoded by transcript variant 5), translating into MKTETVPPFQETPAGSSCHLNNLLSSRKLMAVGVLLGWLLVIHLLVNVWLLCLLSALLVVLGGWLGSSLAGVASGRLHLERFIPLATCPPCPEAERQLEREINRTIQMIIRDFVLSWYRSVSQEPAFEEEMEAAMKGLVQELRRRMSVMDSHAVAQSVLTLCGCHLQSYIQAKEATAGKNGPVEPSHLWEAYCRATAPHPAVHSPSAEVTYTRGVVNLLLQGLVPKPHLETRTGRHVVVELITCNVILPLISRLSDPDWIHLVLVGIFSKARDPAPCPASAPEQPSVPTSLPLIAEVEQLPEGRASPVAAPVFLSYSEPEGSAGPSPEVEEGHEAVEGDLGGMCEERKVGNNSSHFLQPNVRGPLFLCEDSELESPLSELGKETIMLMTPGSFLSDRIQDALCALESSQALEPKDGEASEGAEAEEGPGTETETGLPVSTLNSCPEIHIDTADKEIEQGDVTASVTALLEGPEKTCPSRPSCLEKDLTNDVSSLDPTLPPVLLSSSPPGPLSSATFSFEPLSSPDGPVIIQNLRITGTITAREHSGTGFHPYTLYTVKYETALDGENSSGLQQLAYHTVNRRYREFLNLQTRLEEKPDLRKFIKNVKGPKKLFPDLPLGNMDSDRVEARKSLLESFLKQLCAIPEIANSEEVQEFLALNTDARIAFVKKPFMVSRIDKMVVSAIVDTLKTAFPRSEPQSPTEELSEAETESKPQTEGKKASKSRLRFSSSKISPALSVTEAQDKILYCLQEGNVESETLSMSAMESFIEKQTKLLEMQPTKAPEKDPEQPPKGRVDSCVSDAAVPAQDPSNSDPGTETELADTALDLLLLLLTEQWKWLCTENMQKFLRLIFGTLVQRVLGFCRSASEANLEAQGKLSGP
- the SNX19 gene encoding sorting nexin-19 isoform X1, translating into MKTETVPPFQETPAGSSCHLNNLLSSRKLMAVGVLLGWLLVIHLLVNVWLLCLLSALLVVLGGWLGSSLAGVASGRLHLERFIPLATCPPCPEAERQLEREINRTIQMIIRDFVLSWYRSVSQEPAFEEEMEAAMKGLVQELRRRMSVMDSHAVAQSVLTLCGCHLQSYIQAKEATAGKNGPVEPSHLWEAYCRATAPHPAVHSPSAEVTYTRGVVNLLLQGLVPKPHLETRTGRHVVVELITCNVILPLISRLSDPDWIHLVLVGIFSKARDPAPCPASAPEQPSVPTSLPLIAEVEQLPEGRASPVAAPVFLSYSEPEGSAGPSPEVEEGHEAVEGDLGGMCEERKVGNNSSHFLQPNVRGPLFLCEDSELESPLSELGKETIMLMTPGSFLSDRIQDALCALESSQALEPKDGEASEGAEAEEGPGTETETGLPVSTLNSCPEIHIDTADKEIEQGDVTASVTALLEGPEKTCPSRPSCLEKDLTNDVSSLDPTLPPVLLSSSPPGPLSSATFSFEPLSSPDGPVIIQNLRITGTITAREHSGTGFHPYTLYTVKYETALDGENSSGLQQLAYHTVNRRYREFLNLQTRLEEKPDLRKFIKNVKGPKKLFPDLPLGNMDSDRVEARKSLLESFLKQLCAIPEIANSEEVQEFLALNTDARIAFVKKPFMVSRIDKMVVSAIVDTLKTAFPRSEPQSPTEELSEAETESKPQTEGKKASKSRLRFSSSKISPALSVTEAQDKILYCLQEGNVESETLSMSAMESFIEKQTKLLEMQPTKAPEKDPEQPPKGRVDSCVSDAAVPAQDPSNSDPGTETELADTALDLLLLLLTEQWKWLCTENMQKFLRLIFGTLVQRLACSSFLTRHHRSEVL
- the SNX19 gene encoding sorting nexin-19 isoform 3 (isoform 3 is encoded by transcript variant 3); the protein is MKTETVPPFQETPAGSSCHLNNLLSSRKLMAVGVLLGWLLVIHLLVNVWLLCLLSALLVVLGGWLGSSLAGVASGRLHLERFIPLATCPPCPEAERQLEREINRTIQMIIRDFVLSWYRSVSQEPAFEEEMEAAMKGLVQELRRRMSVMDSHAVAQSVLTLCGCHLQSYIQAKEATAGKNGPVEPSHLWEAYCRATAPHPAVHSPSAEVTYTRGVVNLLLQGLVPKPHLETRTGRHVVVELITCNVILPLISRLSDPDWIHLVLVGIFSKARDPAPCPASAPEQPSVPTSLPLIAEVEQLPEGRASPVAAPVFLSYSEPEGSAGPSPEVEEGHEAVEGDLGGMCEERKVGNNSSHFLQPNVRGPLFLCEDSELESPLSELGKETIMLMTPGSFLSDRIQDALCALESSQALEPKDGEASEGAEAEEGPGTETETGLPVSTLNSCPEIHIDTADKEIEQGDVTASVTALLEGPEKTCPSRPSCLEKDLTNDVSSLDPTLPPVLLSSSPPGPLSSATFSFEPLSSPDGPVIIQNLRITGTITAREHSGTGFHPYTLYTVKYETALDGENSSGLQQLAYHTVNRRYREFLNLQTRLEEKPDLRKFIKNVKGPKKLFPDLPLGNMDSDRVEARKSLLESFLKMVVSAIVDTLKTAFPRSEPQSPTEELSEAETESKPQTEGKKASKSRLRFSSSKISPALSVTEAQDKILYCLQEGNVESETLSMSAMESFIEKQTKLLEMQPTKAPEKDPEQPPKGRVDSCVSDAAVPAQDPSNSDPGTETELADTALDLLLLLLTEQWKWLCTENMQKFLRLIFGTLVQRWLEVQVANLTSPQRWVQYLLLLQESIWPGGVLPKFPRPVRTQEQKLAAEKQALQSLMGVLPDLVVEILGVNKCRLSWGLVLESLQQPLINRHLIYCLGDIILEFLDLSASVEESAATTSASDTPGNSKRMGVSS
- the SNX19 gene encoding sorting nexin-19 isoform 4 (isoform 4 is encoded by transcript variant 4); this translates as MKTETVPPFQETPAGSSCHLNNLLSSRKLMAVGVLLGWLLVIHLLVNVWLLCLLSALLVVLGGWLGSSLAGVASGRLHLERFIPLATCPPCPEAERQLEREINRTIQMIIRDFVLSWYRSVSQEPAFEEEMEAAMKGLVQELRRRMSVMDSHAVAQSVLTLCGCHLQSYIQAKEATAGKNGPVEPSHLWEAYCRATAPHPAVHSPSAEVTYTRGVVNLLLQGLVPKPHLETRTGRHVVVELITCNVILPLISRLSDPDWIHLVLVGIFSKARDPAPCPASAPEQPSVPTSLPLIAEVEQLPEGRASPVAAPVFLSYSEPEGSAGPSPEVEEGHEAVEGDLGGMCEERKVGNNSSHFLQPNVRGPLFLCEDSELESPLSELGKETIMLMTPGSFLSDRIQDALCALESSQALEPKDGEASEGAEAEEGPGTETETGLPVSTLNSCPEIHIDTADKEIEQGDVTASVTALLEGPEKTCPSRPSCLEKDLTNDVSSLDPTLPPVLLSSSPPGPLSSATFSFEPLSSPDGPVIIQNLRITGTITAREHSGTGFHPYTLYTVKYETALDGENSSGLQQLAYHTVNRRYREFLNLQTRLEEKPDLRKFIKNVKGPKKLFPDLPLGNMDSDRVEARKSLLESFLKQLCAIPEIANSEEVQEFLALNTDARIAFVKKPFMVSRIDKMVVSAIVDTLKTAFPRSEPQSPTEELSEAETESKPQTEGKKASKSRLRFSSSKISPALSVTEAQDKILYCLQEGNVESETLSMSAMESFIEKQTKLLEMQPTKAPEKDPEQPPKGRVDSCVSDAAVPAQDPSNSDPGTETELADTALDLLLLLLTEQWKWLCTENMQKFLRLIFGTLVQRSRSRNSWGEQMPAELGSSPGVTTTTPHQQAFDLLPWGHHPGILGSQCLC